One region of Citrus sinensis cultivar Valencia sweet orange chromosome 6, DVS_A1.0, whole genome shotgun sequence genomic DNA includes:
- the LOC102629767 gene encoding histone H4, whose protein sequence is MSGRGKGGKGLGKGGAKRHRKVLRDNIQGITKPAIRRLARRGGVKRISGLIYEETRGVLKIFLENVIRDAVTYTEHARRKTVTAMDVVYALKRQGRTLYGFGG, encoded by the coding sequence ATGTCTGGACGCGGCAAGGGAGGCAAGGGATTGGGGAAGGGAGGAGCCAAGAGGCATCGCAAGGTGTTGCGTGATAACATTCAGGGCATCACCAAGCCGGCTATTCGCCGTTTGGCCAGAAGAGGAGGCGTTAAGAGAATCAGCGGTCTCATCTACGAGGAGACACGCGGCGTCCTCAAGATCTTTTTGGAGAACGTCATTCGCGATGCTGTGACCTACACTGAGCACGCTCGCCGAAAGACGGTGACCGCCATGGATGTCGTTTATGCGCTCAAGAGGCAGGGCAGGACTCTCTATGGGTTTGGTGGTTGA